In Aspergillus fumigatus Af293 chromosome 4, whole genome shotgun sequence, one genomic interval encodes:
- a CDS encoding glutathione S-transferase family protein, with product MPSPSPSSKITLYRGFPDQGQFIWSPFVTKLEARLRFAGLSYENRAGSIREAPRGKIPYLAIRKKPSPSPLGVSSDDNDNDDDVHVLADSTLIIKRLIEWGVLPDLNARLAPTERAQDLGLRALLEEKFYFYSSRERWTQNYYTMRDHVLASVPYPLRVVVGLLVYRNIAHTLHGQGTGRYTDDEIASFQREIWDCISQVLSAAKAKAAKNTTSDKNDELFWLLAGDEPTEADATLFGFIISTLVCTAYVRLSYPPTCLKIARFFV from the exons AtgccttctccatctccatcatccaAAATAACCCTCTACCGCGGCTTCCCCGACCAAGGCCAATTCATCTGGTCGCCCTTTGTCACCAAACTCGAAGCCCGGCTACGCTTTGCTGGCTTATCGTACGAGAACCGAGCAGGCTCTATCCGTGAGGCGCCGAGGGGGAAGATTCCCTATTTGGCGATACGGAAGAaaccatcaccatcaccccTGGGGGTTTCGTCAGATGATAATgacaatgacgatgatgtgCACGTCCTGGCCGATTCGACACTCATCATCAAACGCCTGATCGAGTGGGGTGTTCTGCCGGATCTGAATGCGAGGTTGGCGCCGACAGAGCGAGCGCAAGACCTAGGTCTCAGGGctttgctggaggagaagtTTTATTTTTATTCT AGCCGCGAACGCTGGACGCAAAACTACTACACCATGCGCGACCACGTCCTGGCGTCCGTCCCCTATCCACTCCGCGTCGTCGTCGGACTGCTCGTCTACCGGAACATAGCGCACACGCTTCACGGCCAGGGGACCGGGCGGTACACGGATGATGAGATCGCGTCGTTTCAGCGCGAGATCTGGGATTGTATCAGTCAGGTTTTGAGTGCAGCAaaagcaaaagcagcaaAAAATACAACCAGTGACAAAAATGATGAACTATTCTGGCTCCTTGCAGGAGACGAACCCACAGAGGCAGACGCTACGCTGTTtggcttcatcatctccacgcTCGTTTGCACTGCGTACGTCAGACTGTCCTATCCCCCTACTTGCCTAAAAATTGCAAGATTCTTTGTGTGA
- a CDS encoding DUF3435 domain-containing protein codes for MEPDHLPRKGESDFQPHIRSIQRHRPSREECVNQGTRRGLYKDPADDTDEDLSDVPEDYGQSDNTKKLRFRLVDRWGRFCRTKAAEPFADLKWSDAEEALRQASPKDMHRFLNWCFKLERGKDGRRLKGYNKASALKEDWKYFRGYYTKVTKNPMSKEMGAAVRKGIRRLIDKYGLDTQVRDNTPVYIEDMVPFNETILQTREKRFHLGFQRILLCFYVMMGLFTVSRKGAMLHLQYKHLVVTLQKNPHGGPPVPMVDFRAEFIKGFLGMKELYWNSNTFSLPEIIYGVSLVFSPRVFLFAMLFHANAFEAPKMDDYYVFCKVEVVKGQVRILRDQPMSAGTLNAQLRSFSEIHGSLNALLSHQFRYGSGKMLDERWVSDAQRNLIMKHASSTTFLNHYRPRRHVFMQEHMLGLPPDKEFERAVTSISRWIDKWRPRYLNDMEKASVERDPELQAAIQRREDLADEYEHSQDPTLIPLLRERQQDVTNTRRRLQYKRRKEVRQEFSRKQAVIDIERQLSGSAVHDEDDREFSQAEYEMPPAQIRLVEKLLVVPTSWSLEAEWQRRHEAVEAIKERAAPGTAEAIGAARWRNNESIQPEREIEQEEHPSISAWEAKFQETKEHIQTAQKPLACFQCYKTSSQHQGVQRHFRTAHLGDCKCNFCDMELLHQMHLQNHAAAVHHLRT; via the exons atggaaCCTGATCATCTTCCAAGGAAAGGCGAGAGCGACTTTCAGCCTCACATACGCAGTATCCAAAGGCACCGTCCGAGTCGCGAAGAGTGTGTTAATCAGGGTACCCGTAGGGGTCTTTACAAGGACCCTGCAGATGATACTGATGAGGACTTGTCGGACGTTCCCGAAGATTACGGCCAGTCCGATAATACCAAGAAACTACGCTTCCGACTGGTGGATCGTTGGGGTCG TTTCTGCCGGACAAAAGCGGCCGAGCCATTTGCAGACCTTAAATGGAGCGATGCTGAGGAAGCCCTTCGCCAGGCTTCTCCAAAGGACATGCATCGGTTCTTGAACTGGTGTTTCAAGCTCGAGCGCGGGAAAGACGGCCGAAGGCTGAAAGGATACAACAAAGCCAGTGCTCTGAAAGAAGACTGGAAGTATTTTCGAGGTTACTATACAAAAGTGACCAAGAACCCGATGAGCAAAGAAATGGGCGCGGCCGTTCGCAAG GGCATTCGACGCCTGATCGACAAGTATGGCCTCGATACGCAAGTTCGGGATAACACTCCTGTCTACATTGAGGACATGGTCCCTTTTAATGAGACCATCCTCCAGACACGGGAAAAGCGATTCCATCTTGGTTTCCAACGCATCCTGCTGTGCTTCTATGTCATGATGGGCTTATTCACAGTCAGTCGGAAAGGTGCTATGCTGCACCTTCAGTACAAGCATTTGGTGGTAACTCTGCAGAAGAACCCGCACGGAGGACCCCCAGTACCCATGGTTGATTTCCGGGCCGAGTTCATCAAGGGTTTTCTGGGAATGAAAGAGCTGTAT TGGAACAGCAACACGTTCTCTCTCCCGGAAATTATCTATGGAGTGTCTCTCGTCTTCAGTCCGcgcgtcttcctcttcgccatGCTGTTCCATGCCAACGCGTTTGAGGCCCCCA AAATGGATGATTATTATGTGTTCTGTAAAGTAGAGGTGGTAAAGGGTCAGGTTCGAATTCTGCGAGATCAACCCATGAGTGCTGGCACCCTCAATGCACAACTCCGGTCTTTTTCTGAGATCCACGGATCTCTCAATGCCCTGCTCTCGCATCAATTCCGTTATGGCAGCGGGAAGATGCTCGATGAAA GATGGGTGAGCGATGCTCAGCGGAATCTGATCATGAAGCATGCGAGTAGCACTACCTTTCTTAACCATTACCGCCCAAGGCGCCATGTTTTCATGCAAGAACACATGCTTGGGCTTCCGCCGGACAAGGAATTTGAGCGGGCAGTGACGAGCATCAGTCGGTGGATTGATAAGTGGCGTCCGCGGTATCTGAACGATATGGAAAAAGCGTCTGTGGAGCGTGATCCTGAGTTGCAAGCGGCGATCCAACGGCGGGAGGACTTGGCCGATGAGTACGAACACAGTCAAGACCCTACGCTGATTCCACTGTTACGAGAGCGGCAGCAGGACGTTACCAACACCCGCCGGCGGTTACAGTACAAACGGCGGAAAGAAGTGCGTCAGGAGTTCAGTCGAAAGCAAGCGGTCATCGACATCGAGCGGCAGCTGTCCGGGTCCGCCGTccatgatgaggatgaccGTGAGTTCTCACAGGCAGAGTATGAGATGCCTCCGGCGCAGATCCGTCTCGTAGAGAAGCTCCTGGTTGTGCCAACCTCATGGTCACTGGAAGCTGAGTGGCAACGACGTCACGAGGCTGTGGAGGCCATAAAGGA GCGGGCCGCTCCGGGGACGGCCGAAGCGATCGGTGCCGCGCGATGGAGAAATAACGAGAGCATCCAACCAGAACGTGAGATCGAACAAGAGGAACACCCAAGTATATCTGCATGGGAGGCAAAGTTCCAGGAAACCAAGGAGCACATCCAGACGGCGCAGAAGCCGTTGGCATGCTTTCAATGTTACAAAACGTCCTCTCAACATCAGGGCGTCCAGAGGCACTTCCGGACCGCGCATCTCGGCGATTGCAAGTGCAACTTCTGCGATATGGAGCTTCTGCATCAGATGCACCTGCAGAACCATGCAGCGGCAGTCCACCACCTTCGTACTTGA
- a CDS encoding putative secreted glycosyl hydrolase: protein MQFCIPWGVLLGLLSLASAAATQNGTEGIDLFEVHLPVNWKGAVANGVKFAFVKATEGINYRNLRFPFQNAGARAAGITHGAVHFAAAAESSGADQADFFIEHGGNWTADGQTLPGVLEMEGNLAGKLCHGMTPTEITDWMLDFSHRYKFRTGRTPILFLSAGWWAKCAGNNATFGAEHALWLANWAEEMGPLPVGWQAAKFWQYAGWSENGGEANVFLGSSKDLVKLAMGADE, encoded by the exons ATGCAATTCTGTATACCGTGGGGGGtgctcctcggcctcttgTCTCTCGCTTCTGCGGCTGCGACCCAGAATGGAACCGAAGGAATCGATCTGTTTGAGGTCCATCTGCCGGTCAACTGGAAGGGCGCAGTGGCCAATGGGGTAAAGTTTGCCTTCGTCAAG GCCACGGAAGGCATCAACTACCGAAACCTACGCTTCCCTTTCCAGAATGCCGGCGCACGCGCAGCCGGGATCACCCATGGCGCAGTGCACTTCGCCGCTGCGGCAGAGAGCAGCGGAGCCGACCAAGCAGACTTCTTCATCGAACACGGGGGGAACTGGACCGCGGATGGACAGACGCTGCCTGGGgtgctggagatggagggcAATCTTGCGGGGAAGCTGTGCCATGGGATGACGCCGACCGAAATCACCGACTGGATGCTTGATTTCTCTCACCGGTACAAGTTCCGGACGGGTCGCACGCCGATCCTGTTCCTATCGGCCGGTTGGTGGGCAAAGTGCGCTGGGAACAATGCCACGTTTGGCGCGGAACATGCATTATGGTTGGCCAACTGGGCGGAGGAAATGGGTCCGCTGCCGGTAGGCTGGCAGGCTGCGAAGTTCTGGCAATATGCCGGTTGGAGTGAGAATGGAGGAGAGGCGAATGTGTTTTTGGGTAGTTCCAAGGACTTGGTGAAGTTGGCAATGGGAGCTGATGAATGA
- a CDS encoding putative NRPS-like enzyme encodes MSLGDHPSNEASERFLPTTICYAEEISAMARGSSNGNLNTEVYMSHIHPKLFLDISQANGELHAKNTFSVNEISKELALGMLHTFNKAIAAVVSSPFQSLGMLDLCSEHDRQLLQKYTESVSESYEVLLHALALQHAHLTPDAPAIHSWDDNLTYAQGDDATSRLGQSWPGWAAGAAYISVDATDPPMYLENVIRRVNARIILTSEAYRSRYASFVPSVIAVTPDMVRALPVSTGIICPWVKPSDVCLVLFTSGSTGEPKGIIQEHRAYATAVRDYNKLLGLGRHSRVLQFDDYAFDISNNDYLTTVAAGGCCCVHTPTKSVPTLVENINTLQVDTTFLTPTIAAQISPQDVPTLELLCLGGEPVPNELLIRLVAACETGESVWDGGGGHLNAIVGRAGSGAIWITSPESPEFLMPVGAVGEILIEGPHLARGYLDSVCQKPGVGFLPNAPTWLKDLHPSGDLGRYTHAGTVEHLGRKDTLLKINGYRVEATEVEHILRQVVNPQGRSHPRTISTPLPLTTLWQFLPVTSQHSAHQVVQRMKAEVMATLPVHKIPEYFILLSQIPRTRSNEADRRKLHHLAQESYVSGALSKICNK; translated from the exons ATGTCACTGGGCGACCATCCTTCTAACGAAGCGTCGGAGAGATTTCTGCCGACTACGATTTGCTATGCAGAAGAAATATCTGCCATGGCAAGGGGATCAAGCAATGGAAATCTGAATACAGAAGTATACATGTCC CACATCCACCCCaagctcttcctggacatCTCGCAAGCGAATGGAGAGCTCCACGCCAAAAACACTTTCTCCGTCAATGAGATTTCTAAAGAACTTGCACTTGGTATGTTGCATACATTCAACAAGGCCATCGCGGCTGTGGTTTCTTCTCCGTTTCAATCCCTAGGAATGTTAGACTTGTGTTCCGAACATGACCGCCAGTTGCTGCAAAAGTATACCGAGAGCGTATCTGAATCATATGAAGTGCTGCTGCACGCTTTAGCGTTGCAGCATGCACACCTAACTCCAGATGCGCCGGCCATCCATTCCTGGGATGATAACCTGACCTATGCACAGGGGGATGATGCGACATCCCGACTTGGACAGTCCTGGCCAGGATGGGC AGCTGGCGCTGCATATATCTCTGTCGACGCGACTGATCCGCCGATGTACCTGGAGAATGTGATTCGCCGCGTGAATGCAAGAATCATCCTCACCTCCGAGGCCTATCGTTCCAGATACGCTTCTTTTGTCCCGTCCGTCATTGCCGTGACACCAGACATGGTACGTGCTCTTCCGGTCAGCACGGGGATCATTTGCCCCTGGGTCAAACCCAGTGATGTCTGTCTCGTCCTGTTCACTTCGGGGAGCACTGGAGAGCCAAAAGGGATTATTCAAGAGCATCGAGCGTATGCTACAGCCGTCCGAGATTACAACAAATTGCTCGGCTTAGGCCGCCACAGCCGCGTGCTGCAATTTGATGACTACGCGTTCGATATTAGCAATAATGACTATTTGACCACCGTCGCTGCGGGTGGATGCTGCTGTGTTCACACCCCGACCAAGTCGGTCCCGACTCTTGTGGAGAACATCAACACCCTTCAAGTCGACACGACCTTTCTGACCCCGACTATCGCCGCTCAAATATCCCCGCAGGATGTGCCGACGTTGGAGTTGCTCTGCCTTGGTGGGGAGCCGGTGCCAAACGAGCTCCTGATCAGATTGGTCGCCGCATGTGAGACTGGTGAATCAGTATGGGATGGGGGAGGCGGCCACCTT AATGCGATCGTCGGACGGGCTGGGAGCGGAGCCATTTGGATCACAAGTCCGGAATCCCCAGAGTTCCTGATGCCGGTCGGAGCTGTCGGTGAGATTCTCATTGAAGGCCCGCACCTGGCCCGGGGATATCTGGACAGTGTCTGCCAGAAGCCGGGCGTTGGATTCCTACCGAATGCGCCCACCTGGCTCAAAGATCTCCACCC CTCCGGAGACCTGGGGAGATACACACATGCCGGGACTGTGGAACATCTGGGCCGCAAAGACACCCTCCTCAAGATAAACGGATATCGAGTCGAAGCCACCGAGGTCGAGCACATCCTCCGACAAGTCGTTAACCCCCAGGGACGTAGTCATC CGAGGACCATTTCCACGCCGCTGCCTCTGACAACTCTGTGGCAGTTTCTCCCCGTCACCAGCCAGCATTCGGCCCATCAAGTGGTGCAAAGAATGAAGGCGGAAGTCATGGCTACGCTCCCTGTTCACAAGATACCGGAATACTTTATTCTCCTCAGTCAGATCCCCAGGACCAGGTCAAATGAGGCTGATCGCCGCAAATTGCACCATCTTGCGCAGGAATCGTACGTGTCGGGGGCTTTAAGTAAGATTTGCAACAAATAG